GGCTTGAGCACATTTCACACTcctgttggtaaaagttcaataCTGAAGTGTACATTATTTAGCAAGCGATGCACTTACGTTCCTCTCTGTGCCTGCTCTCTCAGGTCGCCGACTCGTTGAGTGTACCGTGTGTCAGCGCACTGCTGCTGGATGAAGATGGCACAGGGGTGGAGACAGAGGACTTCTTCCAGACGCTGCCTGAAAACGCTGTCCTCATGGTCCTGGAGAAGGGCCAGAAGTGGACCCCACATCCAGTATGATAGTGTTTGACCCTTTTCACATCAACCACTAGGTGACACTGTTGATCAGCTGCTTCAGCTTTAAATTGCACAGTTTGACATATTGATCTTCAGCATTTGTTATGCCAGCGATTCTTTGATGTAGTGACTGAACAGACAGGGAAATGTTTCTTTAATGCAGCAGCCATGAATATGGATGGAACATGGGTGTGTGTAGACTGAAGAATAATACACTGACTATTCAGTGAAATTTAATGAGCAAATATTTCATCCTTCAAACTGAATAGGGGAGTAATATGTCAGTTATTGTGCGAAGGCAGAACACAGGGCGAACACCAGAGATTAGTTTCTTCCTTCATAATTTTTAGAGGAGAATCAGCGGCAGGGGTTGAATATTAATCCGACCTAGAGGTATCACCTCATTTGAATGGCGTTCACCCAAAAGCACTTCATTTCTAGAGAAATGGATGATTCTAAATGTCCGCAAACTGACTTTGCTTAATTGTCAGTTGCCTTTCCCATCATCATTGGCAGGAGCTGAACTGTCTGGCGGAGCTGGGTGCTGTCCTTTGGCCCAGTTTGCTGGCTGCAATCACACCCAGCGAAATGCTTGTCTGTACCCTTTTGACCTGACTTATGTTTCCCTTCCTGTCGCCTCACAGAACAGCCCCTCCAGAGATCAGCTCTGGCTGCAGCACCGGACAGATGTGGCCAAGCTGACATTTGACCTCTACAAGAACAACCCCAAGGATTTCATTGGGTGCCTGAACGTGAAAGCAACCCTGTACGGTGTTTATTCTGTATCCTATGACCTGCGCTGTTACGCTGCCAAAAAGATGCTGAAGTGAGTGAAAGAGcctgccaaatatctggaaccTTCAGATATTTTTATGCTTTTGTGTTGAACAATTATGTAATtgctatgttttttttgtttttttttttcttcatgtcagAGTGTTTCTCCAACTTTACCGAGGCACTCTTTGGATCCCTAGTAATAGTTAGAGATGAAAATTAACATGACATTTTAATGAGATTGTCCTCCATAAATTACCAAGCAGATCATCACCATTGCAATGCAACCACCCACTgacaatttaatttataattttcaggttcattgTCTACTGTACATCAGCTGCTTTAAATTAGGACCATTTACAGTATTCAGTGCACAAACCCTGACATGTTAAGTCTAATATCACATTTGATTGTGAATACCAGTGTGGGTGGCAGAGTTGAAATGGTGGGATTGCAGAAGAACAAAGGCTAGATTTTACTGAGATTAATTTTGGGAGGAGTTACATCATCGCTGCCGAGATCTGCTGGTTTTCAGCTTTGGCACAGAGCTTCGGTCAGAGCGGATTACATTTTGCAGACTTGTCAAATATGAGGCTTTTGTGCTCACACGAGTTTATTTCTTAGATGTCAGTTTTATGAGATTCAGTTAATGTGAGGTTGTGAATATTTCCTGTCAGTCATTTTCCAGTCAGCTGGTATGATCTGTCACGCTTGTCGATTTCATTTTCTATGACAATTACTCAagaaattaatgtatttttttccccgATAATATTCTCATACATATGTATATCCCAAGTTGCTCAAATGCTGTTTGTCTCTGCAAATGGGAATTTGCTATTTCACTCAATTTGTGTCTCTGCCCTGTGCTTCCAGGGAGGCTCTGCGATGGACCATCTTCTCTATGCAGGCCACAGGCCACATCCTGCTGGGCTCCTCCTGCTACATCGAGCAGCTGcttgaggaggaggagcgagCCGAGAAGAGCCTGAAGTTGCCACAGGAAAGCAAGATCAGGCAGCTGCAGAGCATGCTGCTGGGAAAGACATCCCAATGATGATGGACTAGAGCTAACAATGATGGTGGAGCAAACGCATTGTCCACTTGTAGATTTGGGACACAATGTAGATGTCACAGATGAAACTAGTGATCTCTACTTGTTCATGTCACAATATCTTGTGCAGTTTGCTGACATTTCAGACATTGCAACAGTCTCTTCTCACAGTCACTTTCTTGctctgttacattttttttgcccACTTTTCATGTAGAAGCTGACACTGCTGAGTTATTCCTCAAAAAGCACTTTTACTCACTACTGTGTAACTTTTTTTCCTATGGagatgaataaattaaaaataacacttttatATTTTCCCATTCCTAAAAGTCCGTTTGAGTCTGCATTCAGTAGGCCTACAAGTGGGCTTAGATCTGCAGTAGGAGCCCATTAAGCTGGCATTGTGCATGTGGTTCCTGGTCCGAGTAAGTGTAATTGCTAACGGGTCCAGCTGTCTCTCCCACGCTTCCCTAATTGTCCCCTGGCCTGCGCTGTCCTGTCAGCTGCAGCCTGCCTCTGCCTCAAAAACCAGGAGAAGAGAACGAGGGAAGAGCAAGCAGCTGCACGGGGCGAGGGGACGGAAGCAAACCATTATACTGAGAGAGTGATTAAGGCTTCAGCTGGTGGCAGAAGTGCCACTTTTGCCATTTTGTCTTAGAAGGTGGCAGCAAAAAGCTGACGACAGATTTGAGCTAAACTGGCTGTCTGATAGTAACCTGAAGATAAATGTCTGTGGTGTATATATTCAGGTCAAGAGTCCGAGTATAACTGTTGCCCACTCCCCTGCCTTATATCGACTGGTTTCCACAATTTTTTgatctttattttctgtctaCAGAAAGTATGACCAGAAAATATAGAAATGCAGTCGGAGGTGGTCATTTCTGACTCAGTCCATGTTTTACAATAAATACCCCACGTAATATAAGTTTGTTTTCTAATGTGTTGAGGCTTATGGATGTTGTTTCAATGCAGTGAACCATGGGTCATTAAGACATTTTCGTATTTTGTACTGGCATTGCATCTGTTAATTTGCGTCTCACATGAATGCATGGACTCTAGCTCCACacccacatgcaaacacaacataaaagtGAGCACTGGTCATGTGCTATTTCTTTGTTTGCGCTGAAATGAGTCATGAAGTGCATGCTGATAGTCTCATGCTTCAATCTACACTTGTTCAGAGTATTCCCAAATGGCATTAATCAAGTGTATTGAATTTAAGCCATACACTTGCA
Above is a genomic segment from Micropterus dolomieu isolate WLL.071019.BEF.003 ecotype Adirondacks linkage group LG18, ASM2129224v1, whole genome shotgun sequence containing:
- the cidec gene encoding cell death activator CIDE-3; translation: MDYTMKSLSLLTPSTLTKCVTASVSASASMTQQLLSGRAPRPKPFRVTNADRSVKKGIMADTLEDLMNKVADSLSVPCVSALLLDEDGTGVETEDFFQTLPENAVLMVLEKGQKWTPHPNSPSRDQLWLQHRTDVAKLTFDLYKNNPKDFIGCLNVKATLYGVYSVSYDLRCYAAKKMLKEALRWTIFSMQATGHILLGSSCYIEQLLEEEERAEKSLKLPQESKIRQLQSMLLGKTSQ